tgtaacaACTAGTTCTTGAATTCAGGCTGTAAGACTCCGAGGCATTGAGTCCAACTACTAATTTATTTCATCAAGTTGTGAGTGTTCCATCAATCGACTCTCTGGTTTCATATCATCAAAAGTCAAACATGTTTGAAATTGATTAAATAATATTTGCAGTGCCCAGAACAAAGCTGTTGATTCTGACCTGCTAACTGAAGCTGGCCAGGCTGCAGCACACCATCGCTCTGAAGTATGCAGTCTTCTCAATCTCTCCGTTCACTGAGGCGTCCAGTGGCACATCTGAAACATGGAGCAGTTGAAAGATTTGTTTCTTTTAGACACCAAAAGGCTGCAGTCACATGAAGAGTATACTTTATGCAGATGAAGAATAAACAATTAATAGATACAGCTTTCCCAGGGAACTTTACCTGAGATAAAGCTGAAATGATCCACTAGAGGTTTATCACTGAGATGCAAGGAAGTCTTCACCTCTCGTGACCCCTGCCCACTAGATACCTCCACTCCCCATGATGAGGGCTGCTCTCTATGAATGGAAAACATTAAGCAAAGGTTTGTCGACCCCCGGTCAAATGTCTTGTTAATTATCTAAATAGAAAACATTTACAGTCCCAAGACTTGAAAATCTAAATCATTCTGCAAGGAAAACTGGAGAATAAATTCCTAAAATGAGAATTACTAAATGCTCAAACTTTTACACATTCctatttttcagtttattttcaaCATGTAAACAGTAGGTTTGTTGTTTAAATTTAGAAAATCAACAAAACATATAATTTGACCAGGGGTATCCAAATTGTTGATGTCTTTATGACGTATCATGTAAATCATGCATACTTTTGACTTACGTCTGATAAAAGTGGCTGATCAGAGCAGGTTTGATTTGCATCTGAAACACATGCTCTTCGTCATAAGGTGCTGTTTTGTAGTACTGCAAACATGACCTatgattttaaagaaataaagccaATCACAGTGATCAGACATTTAAAGACATCAGAGTGTTTTATAGAAACAgtttgtaaaacaaacaaagaagcaAATCACTGACTgagtgaagaagaagaggcgCTCATGAGGCAAGTTGAGAAAGCTGCTGCAGGTTCCCAGGACCTCCATGAGGTGGTGCAGTTTCCTCAGTCTGATCACCTGCTCCTGTAGGTTCACCTCACTGCTGATGTAGTAACTCTGAAATTCATCATGCAGAAACAACATACAGGCTTTCAATGCCGATTCGTCCATGTTAAGAACTCACTCATATTTAATGCTTTAGACAAGTGATGTTCTTACCAGATGGTTGAGAGTTGTCAGCTCATTCCCTGTTGGAGaaaatacaactgagcattttgTCTATGTAATATTGTCTATTGTAATCTTTTACTAGTAACTGTACTTAAAAAAACCTTCATTATGAGCTTTCTCAGATAGTAGTTGCTAAATGCACAGAAGCTAGTATTAAGTGCAAGTTGACAATATTTTAAACCAGCTACactatttcatttaattaactTCATTTACATTAGACTTTTTAACATTTATCaaaacagtaaaacattttatgtaatattacattgataatatacaccgatcaggcataacattatgaccacctccctaatattgtgttggtccctcttttgctgccaaaacagccctgatccatcatacactgtgtattttatcagaaccagctttaaattcttcagcaatttgagcaacagtagctcgtctgttgcatccaatcacacgggccagccttcactccccacatgcatcaatgagccttggccgcttatgaccctgtcaccggttcaccactgtttctttcttggacaacttttgatagatactgaccactgcagaccgggaacaccccacaagagctgcagttttggagatgctctgatccagtcgtctagccatcacaatttggcccttgtcaaactcactcaaatccttccgcttgcccatttttcctgcttctaacacatcaactttgaggacaaaatgttcacttgctgcctaatatatcccacctactaacacgtgccatgatgaggagataacagtgttattcacttcacctctcagtgctcataatgttatgcctgattggtgtacatccCTTTACTCTTATAAAAGAATTCAAATGATTTATGAAAATGCAAACTGGAAACTTCCTGATTTCACTACCGGGATTTGGTGATCCCTCACACAGTCTagttttgcatgttttatttgttaacaaAGGTTTCCAGTCACCACGTTGTCTAATATCTGCTATATTGTAGCTAAATGGACTGTTGTAATTTAAATCCACTGAACCCATGTATTCAAGCTCATGCAAAGCTCCCCAACCATTTTATGCAAGTACTCCAAAGGGCTAAGTAGAAAATATCCCATACAAATCACATTTCTGGAAACCGGAAATATCCAGTTACTGTTTTCTAAACATACCTCAGCCACATAATCAACGCTATATTCTTTATTAAATGGCTCTTTGTTGTTAAGAGCAGAAACAGTAATTAAATAATCCCAGCTGAGGGACTCAATTCACTATAAAAAAGCTATAAAAATGCACTCTCTGTGAACATTTCCTGTTAAAATCAATCAAAACTTAACATCTTGATAGACTAAACAGTATTTTTACCAACGAGGTAGTTGATGTAGTCTTTCCTCATCTTGTCCAGGCCCAGCTCCAGCAGCATGATGGCAGGCGTGAGGCTGGTGAGAGGCACCGTGTCCACCTGCTGCTGGTAGGACTGCACTATCAGTTTACTCAGAGAGCTGTTACTGTCCCTGTGGACCTGTGCACAAAAATACAGCACACTTTATACAGCACTGtatacagtaaaaataaaaacagacaatttattgttttacatttttttgagaAAGGTATGAAATTATAACTTTGATAGTTTCTTTAAATATGTCAaggcaaaaatgtaaatgacatACCCAAGGTTTAATCTGCCCAAATCGCACAGCTTTGATGACCAGTTTCAGAGAGTCTGTTATGTCCTGATATGAGGTCACACCTACCAGGGAAAGGATTGTGTACAGAAACCGTATAATATGATGTGGTATCATTTACACTTATTCTAAACTCTAAATAAATCCCAACAAACGATCACTCACTTCTTCTCAATCTCTCCCAGAGCTGCTCGGTGAAGTCCAGGTCTCCTCTTTCTATTAACATACTACCTAAACTCACCACTGAGTTGTTTTTAACCTTCTTGTTCTGTTACACAACCAGAAAATATATGTGTTTAGTATTTTGCTTAAGTATTATGTATAAAGAAGTGAAATATATAGTTCCTATAGTTAATTTGCTTTACCTCTGATCCTTTTAAATTCTGGCCTGGGACTGCATTTGCAATATTCTCCAGCTCTAAGAGCAAAGAGGAAAGgacaaaatgcaacaaaacataAGGGATAATTTATCATTATTTGCCATTATAGTGACGTGAAGGCTTACCTTCAATTAGGGCTCGGGTTAGATCCACAGCAGACCGCGTGTCCAGCGGCTCCAGCCACTCAATCTCCTCATTCCTCAAGCCTTTCGCTAGAgtctggaaagaaagaaaaatccttTCATTAGCAAAACTGTATGCTTATGATTTGTTTCCACTCTGTAGAGCAGGTTACTCAAACAGAACAGAAGTATTAAAGACTTTATTTCTAAGCAATATTTAAAAACCACCCTTTGTGATTATATTTGCAATGGCAGCTCTTGAATGCGACACAAAACTAACTGAATCCTGCTCAAGTAACACATACCAAAAGGAATTCCAGCTCTCTGTAGGTCTGATACAAAGAGCTCCTGATATCTCCGGCTACCACCTTGATATGCTGCATATGGCAGAGAAGATACAAGATAAAGatgcattttattcatgaaACTGTATCAGCAAAAGCAACAGTGAGTGTGATGCAAAATCTGGGCCTAGGATGCATAATGagactgaaaacaaacaaaaacaaaatgagttTTTCTGtgaattattataatcataaaATAGACctttttaactttttcagcTACTgataactttattattaataacctAAAATATGAACTCATCTCAGAAAattgttattaaacacacagacCTCTATATAGTAGCACTATAAAGCAATAAGTATGGTACGGTGCAATAGTAGATTATTTAAAGCACCGTCCATCGAAAGTGTAGACCCCTGCTCACAGAAGCGTTTCcgtcatgtttattatttagatCTTAGTTTGCTTatagtttattcatttttgtatATAGTACAATCATGAGGTCAGTATCATTACCAAATAACATGCAATTAtccaaaaaaaagtaaaagaactattttatatatttttttttttttacagttttactGATTAAGCTTTGAACCAGCATTCAAAAACATAGGAACACAAGGATGAAGCAAAACACGTTTAAATATAGCAAACCTTTACATACTATTTAATAACAAGATAAATGAAGCCTAATGATCAAATAATACTGAGTAGTAAAAAGTGCAGGATTACCAGAGTAACTGTAGATGACAGCGGTGGTATCTCCAACACCTTCTCTACATTGTTCCATGTAAAGTAAGCTGTTATGCTGCTCTCAGAATCAACAACCAAACTTTCTTCCTTCACCGAACAAAAAAGATTGTATGTGGCCCAGGCTTTTGTCACCACCTAGAAATAAACAACACGAAAAATGACAAACTTATGGGGCACCAAGGTGTGAGTAAAttgagggggagaaaaaaaaagaagaaaagaagaaagaattaaTGTGTTACCGCTGTGGAATGGTGTCTGTtctggtgttgttgttttagctgATCCATTGTCATAAATGAGGCCTCATCCACTGATGACCCTGAATGAAATACAAATTTCAAGCTACTAATATGAGAGACCTTTATTAAACAGTGCAAAGAAGGTGTAaagtaatagaaaaaaaaaactttatatcaagaaagtgtaaaataaaaaaatagaagatgaataaaaataatagaaacaaTACAATAAATCTCACATATACCCTTGGTATTTACATACATGTGTATACAGTACCTATGGAATGACaattgtggagtgtgtatgtggaacTAAGTCAGTGGAGTAGGAGATACTGGGTACCACTACCTTGTGGAATCTGGTGTCTGATGGCTTGTAAACAGTCTGGAcattattgacatttattttgcCTGCTTTTAGTCTGAAATGTAAAAGTTAAGCTCTAGTGCCCAGCATTACCTTTGCAGTTGACTGTGTAGAGTTTAACAGCTGTGGCCTTGTTGCCAGTGTAGACCGTCTCCGCACCTAGCCAGGACGTGTTAGCAGGATCCTGCATGTCACAACGGACCCAAAGAGGATGCAGAACCTGAGCATCCACCTGGGACATGTTCGGATTCTGAGACATGGTGTACCAGGACAAAATCTCTCTGTGCAACAAGAGAGCAATTTAAAGCATCCAGCAAGACTAGAAGCATAATGTTAATTaaatcaaaccaaaaaaataaatttaccAATCCAATGATACACTAATAGCTTCCCTCACCTGGCTCTACTGATGCTTAGTGGAAGTGGATCAATGATGTTGCGCTCTTGCAGTTTAACAGGTGGTTCTTCATTGAAACTGGTCTCATCTGTACTTTCTACATCCTCAGACTCATAAACTGGTGGaggctaattaaaaaaaagagagagagatacccaaACGTTTTTACCCAAGCAGATAATGCTCATCAAAACACATAGTGCTGATTGAAATTATCATTACTCTATCATTAATCATTATATAtctctgtcctggactgtacTGCAAACTGTACACTATGCACCGTACACTCAGATTTGAACAAGACTCATTGTAAAcatgcagtttttgcacattacctcATTATCTCTTGTACCTTTAAATTCtagtttttgcacattacttatctcttatacctttaaatctctattattttgtattttttgttatattttattttactatattttatttgttatattttgtacccttaaattttagtatttttttgttatatttctattttattttatttatttattttttattacctacatttgtggatactgctggaagttgtaaatttcccattgggataaATAAAGTACCTACCtaccaatctgtctgtctgtcttgtctatTATAGTGGAAGAGTAATAATTTATTATCCCATAGTCCAGAGCCATGGTTGTGTCTGCTTTCTGTCAAAGTCATTTTAGGCTGCTTTTCCTTCCTAGTGCCACCCCCAGCTGTTCTTTACAGATCTATTCTTTAAAAGTGGCCGGTGATAATGTCTACTGTTAAAgtattacacaaaaaaaacctaaactGAAATAGAAATGCACTGATGCACAGACTGACGTACCGGTTTCTCACAGATGAAGACATCCTGGTTTCCTTCAATCATGCTGAGAAGAGGTTCATCATTACGCTTGGATATTTTAATGTACTCCTGTAAGACCAGGTAAACAGTGCACTAGCTGATCAGTCCAGTAATATGAATTATACTGTATGTCTTTACAACATAACTCTAATATTCAGCTGTACCTGATAAGCCCAGGAGTCTTTGCTGTCATCCTGACACAGCCtgatgtacagaaacacacacacacacacacacacacagacacagacacacacatacatacatacacacacatacatacatacacacacacacacacacacagacagacacatacatacatacatacatacatacatacatacacacacacacacacacacacacacacacacacacacacacacacacacacacacacacacacacacacacacacacacaggttcatgTAGTGTCAGTACTCTAACATCACTCTTTTATCACTTTAAACCAAATAATCTACACTGCTCCTTTCCCACtccagaatttaataataataataataacgacgACTTACTTCAAAAACTGAACGAAGTTGTTGGCTTCCGAAACGATCCTAGTTCTCATGATGAgtctgggggaaaaaactactcaagaaaaaataaatactcgCAAATGTTTCACTTCTTCCCGCCGCGTGACGTCACCAAGGTCATAAGGCACTAGTTCAGTCACGCctacacactaataacattaataatcaaatcattttatttttaatttttaaggaAGTAATATACGCACAAACTTATTAGACTTCCCAAAAATGTAAGTTAGTTGCTTTTATTTtcactaaaaagaaaaaagggaaacaTCAAAAGTAGTCCCGCAACATGGCTCTCATCCGCCAGTCCCATTGAAGCGTATATAGTCCCTAAcattaatgtacattttttctgattttaagATACAATGCACACTTTTACTAATTATAATTACTATTTTTATAATCttaatgtaatgttttatatattataacaaACGAAATAGAGAAACAGTAATATTTCATTCGACAGGCGGAAGTGATGCCGGTCGGATGTATATGGTTATGAGGGAGTTGTACAATCTTCCTTTTCTTCCGTGGCCGCCATTGAGTTAGGAGCGTGGTTCCTGGCGAGCCGTGAATTCTTTTAAATATGGTAAGAATATTTGTTTGCTCTCGTGTTTCTGTAAGCGTTTGTTGACTGTATTGTTTTATAAAGTACATTCCACGTTATGTGAAATATGTCTGCGCGGTTTGCGAGACATCCAAGTTGGTTTATAAGAAGCCGGGGCTGAAGGGACACGGCGGCCATTTTGTACACGGCTGGGCTGAGATACACGTGTTATGAAAGGCTGGTGGTTAACTAGCGGCCCAGCTAAGACGTGGAGAGTTTATTGTGGATACACCGTAACTGTGTTCCGTCAGTTATAATTTTTCAGAGTCTTGCGCGTTTCAGCATGGGGCTGGATGCGATTGTTGTCTCATTTTGGCAAACTTAAGTCGTACAGCTAACTTAACTAGCTAACACTTGGCAATATTAGGACTAGATTAGATCAACACACTTAAGACACCTAAGTGACGTTGGTGTTTACATGATATGGACATCGAGGTCTGATATGGATTGTAATCTTGCCATGATGGTGTAATTTGCGTCTGACTTTGTGATCAGTGACAGTTGCCTGCTGTCTAATGCTGGCGCAGAGGATTGACGACATCTAAGGCTGAGCAAGAGGGAAATGATCAGAGGTTTTTGCCGGTGTCACATGAGTTCAGAGTATAACTTCATATGTGATGTGTTTCATTGACAGGCTTGTGCCCGACCACTGATCTCGGTGTACTCCGATAAGGGGGAACCTTCAGGCAAGAATGTGATGATGCCTGCTGTGTTCACTGCTCCCATCCGCCCAGATGTGGTGAACTTTGTGCACACCAACATGCGCAAGAACAAGCGCCAGCCCTATGCTGTCAGTGAACTTGCTGGTGAGTTTTGAACTTGACTGTTGCAGCTCCTTTCCTTGTGATATCTGTAAATGTGTTGATTTTTAACACCTGATTTTCTTTCTCAGGTCACCAGACCAGTGCTGAGTCCTGGGGTACCGGCAGAGCTGTGGCTCGTATCCCCAGAGTGCGTGGTGGCGGTACTCACCGCTCTGGCCAGGGAGCCTTCGGAAACGTATCCTTGCATTCTGTAGTGTGACTTTACCGTTTGGGACTGATGCAAGTGTGCTGTGATGGTGTAATTTGCGTCCTACTCTGCGCATAGCGACAGTTGCCTGCTGTCACATGCTAGCGCTGAAGGTTGACGAAAATTTAATCTGAGCTCCTCCACAAAGACTCTGAGAAACTGTTTAGTGCTATTTTTCTAGTGCAGTGTGTTTGCCTTGACAATAGTGCAGATGTGTCGTGGTGGCCGTATGTTTGCCCCCACAAAGACCTGGCGCCGTTGGCACCGCAGGATCAACGTCACCCAGAAGCGCTATGCTATCTGCTCTGCGCTGGCTGGTTCTGCCCTCCCTGCTCTTGTCATGGCCAAAGGTAAGTGGTGTGAAGAATAGTTTTGTAGGGGTGTACAGATTAAAGGACTAATTAAGATTTTAGGTTTTACcccagccttttttttttaagtgccaGAGTGTTCGGTGCACTGTCTTACTGAGGAGGATGTCTGCGTAATGTACATACCTCCATCACTGCAGTGCTAGATGAGCCTCAGTTTGCAGAAGGGCTGTGCTAAATATTGGCACCTCCCTTTCGAAGACTGAGAACACTCATGTCAAAATTGACGTtaattggttaaaaaaaaattaggatgTTAATTTCTCGTTATTGTTTAGGTCACCGCATTGAGGAGATTCCTGAAGTGCCCCTTGTTGTTGATGACAAAGTTGAGGGATACAAGAAGACCAAGGAGGCTGTGCTTCTGCTGAAGAAACTCAAGGCCTGGAATGACATCAAGAAGGTGATGCTAATGTTTTCTCTCTGCCTACTGTATTTTTGACCTTTTATAAGTTGGCAGCCAGTTTCATCGTTCATGCTTCCACCCAACAGGTTTACGCCTCTCAGCGCATGCGTGCCGGAAAGGGTAAAATGAGAAACCGCAGACGTATCCAACGCAAAGGGCCATGCATCATCTACAATGAAGACAACGGTGTCACAAAAGCGTTCAGAAACATCCCAGGTGTGTGTTCGTCACTGGTCAGTCACTGTTATTCATTTCCAGCTGTGATGAGTTCCACTTCTGGTCCGTGTTTATGaatcctgtgattttttttttggaagtgcTGAGTTAGCTGGACTGAGCAAGTTTCTGCTCCTCAAACTAAATTTGTCATGATTTATAACTGCACACACTTTGCCCTCAGGTATTACACTACAGCGTGTGACTAAACTGAATCTCCTGAAACTCGCTCCTGGTGGTCACATTGGTCGTTTCTGCATCTGGACTGAGGCTGCCTTCCGCAAACTCGATGAGCTCTATGGTACCTGGCGCAAACCTTCCTCCCTCAAGGTGGACTACAGGTAAATTTCTTTTTAAGCACTCCTCTTTAGAATTCACACCATTGTGACTTTTTCTAAACTGCAATGATGAGCTTCTACTTCTGGTCCGTGTTTATGAATGCCATGATTTTTTTATGAAGTTCTGAGTCTGTTAAGGCAaagcagttttgttttttttttttgtcttgcatGTTACCTCTGTTAAATTGGTTtcatctttccttttttaagCTTGCCAATGCACAAAATGACCAACACAGATCTGAAAAGACTCCTGCAGAGTGAGGAAATCCAGAGAGCACTTCGTGCCCCCAAGTATGACCTGTAGTCTCTTGCACACAGTGACATTGCTTATAACTTAAGAGTTCAATCCATTTGCTTCAGTTTTCACTTCTGTGTATCTAACTTGTATTTGTGATCTGTAGCAAAAAGATTCAGCGTAGGATTCTCAAGAAGAACCCACTGAAGAATCTCAGAATAATGATGAAGCTGAACCCTTACGCCAAAACAGCCCGCCGTCATGCTATTCTGAAGCACAAGCCTGAGGTGTGTAATTCTGAAATGTAACACGTTATTTGTATGTTGTCAAGTGAATGCTGAGCTAACTGATCCATTTTGCAGATTGAGGCTAAAATGCTGAAGCCCAAGGTAAAGAGGGTGAGGAAGGTTAAGAAGGTCAAGACTGCAGCAGCACCTGCTCCCAAGACAGAGTAAAGCTTGTGTGTATGCTGCTATTCGTGACAGTTGTACCAACAATAAACAGTGTCCTGAAAAGCAAGAGTTGTCATTTGTGTTGTCTGTCATTTTGTTAGGATTGGGTGATATTGCAATATCATGATAACTTGTcaatatattttgtttgtgttcagtatgtCTAATCCATAGGCTTTATTGCCACTCACCAGTAACAGtacacattttagtgtaaatTTGGTTCCTTTTGACATGTTTTTGATGGTGAGCTCACATTTTCCCCATCAGTTTATAAAAGATCATGTTTGCAAATCTAAATGTGTGTTTCTGAAGGAAATCTGTTCTCATAAGGTTACATTTGCCATTGTGACATTGCATGTTTTGgatgaaatatttaaagttaTTTGAAGTAGGGCTCTTCAGAAAAGGTGAAATTTAATTACCAGGATTGACTTATGTTTTTCTTCCAAGTTTATTTGTTAACTAAGCTTAAACACTGGTTTATGAAATGGATCCCCTGTAGGTATGGTTCAATTATGTTTCTATATACATTTCATATATACATGCCAATTTAATATCTAAAAAGATTAAtcatatttaacaaataatGGACATACCTGAACTGTATTGGGGTAAAATCCAGTGTGTCTGTAAATTAAATACTATACAAGTACATGATTTGCTTGTCTTCAGTTTGATTTTAATGGTTGATGCAGTTT
The sequence above is drawn from the Hemibagrus wyckioides isolate EC202008001 linkage group LG04, SWU_Hwy_1.0, whole genome shotgun sequence genome and encodes:
- the zwilch gene encoding protein zwilch homolog, producing the protein MRTRIVSEANNFVQFLKLCQDDSKDSWAYQEYIKISKRNDEPLLSMIEGNQDVFICEKPPPPVYESEDVESTDETSFNEEPPVKLQERNIIDPLPLSISRAREILSWYTMSQNPNMSQVDAQVLHPLWVRCDMQDPANTSWLGAETVYTGNKATAVKLYTVNCKGSSVDEASFMTMDQLKQQHQNRHHSTAVVTKAWATYNLFCSVKEESLVVDSESSITAYFTWNNVEKVLEIPPLSSTVTLHIKVVAGDIRSSLYQTYRELEFLLTLAKGLRNEEIEWLEPLDTRSAVDLTRALIEELENIANAVPGQNLKGSENKKVKNNSVVSLGSMLIERGDLDFTEQLWERLRRSVTSYQDITDSLKLVIKAVRFGQIKPWVHRDSNSSLSKLIVQSYQQQVDTVPLTSLTPAIMLLELGLDKMRKDYINYLVGNELTTLNHLSYYISSEVNLQEQVIRLRKLHHLMEVLGTCSSFLNLPHERLFFFTQSCLQYYKTAPYDEEHVFQMQIKPALISHFYQTEQPSSWGVEVSSGQGSREVKTSLHLSDKPLVDHFSFISDVPLDASVNGEIEKTAYFRAMVCCSLASFS
- the rpl4 gene encoding 60S ribosomal protein L4, with product MACARPLISVYSDKGEPSGKNVMMPAVFTAPIRPDVVNFVHTNMRKNKRQPYAVSELAGHQTSAESWGTGRAVARIPRVRGGGTHRSGQGAFGNMCRGGRMFAPTKTWRRWHRRINVTQKRYAICSALAGSALPALVMAKGHRIEEIPEVPLVVDDKVEGYKKTKEAVLLLKKLKAWNDIKKVYASQRMRAGKGKMRNRRRIQRKGPCIIYNEDNGVTKAFRNIPGITLQRVTKLNLLKLAPGGHIGRFCIWTEAAFRKLDELYGTWRKPSSLKVDYSLPMHKMTNTDLKRLLQSEEIQRALRAPNKKIQRRILKKNPLKNLRIMMKLNPYAKTARRHAILKHKPEIEAKMLKPKVKRVRKVKKVKTAAAPAPKTE